Proteins encoded in a region of the Clostridium butyricum genome:
- a CDS encoding RDD family protein, translating to MLNNNNQEVLYAGFFVRLWAYIIDCVIVGCAMLVIRIPMFIIALIYPDAFLFKHILFRFSIIDIAIYLFTVSYFIFMTYRYGATFGKMVMKIRVYKENEERLSIIDVIYRETIGRYLSSLILCIGYIFIGIDNRKRALHDMLCDTVVLYNFNVKQQKPVCDIVSIPEKNEDTQGSV from the coding sequence ATGCTGAACAATAATAATCAGGAAGTTTTATATGCAGGTTTTTTTGTAAGGTTATGGGCATATATTATTGACTGCGTTATTGTAGGATGTGCAATGCTTGTAATAAGAATACCAATGTTTATAATTGCTTTAATATATCCAGATGCTTTTTTATTTAAACATATATTGTTTAGGTTTTCTATAATTGATATAGCTATTTATTTATTTACTGTTTCGTATTTTATATTTATGACTTATAGATATGGTGCTACATTTGGTAAAATGGTTATGAAAATAAGAGTTTATAAAGAAAATGAAGAAAGACTTTCTATTATAGATGTAATATATAGAGAAACAATTGGAAGATATTTAAGTAGTCTGATTTTATGTATAGGATATATTTTTATTGGGATAGATAATAGAAAAAGAGCATTACATGATATGTTATGTGATACCGTGGTATTATATAATTTTAATGTCAAACAACAAAAACCTGTTTGTGATATAGTTTCAATTCCAGAAAAGAATGAAGATACGCAAGGCAGTGTATAA